The following are from one region of the Natronosporangium hydrolyticum genome:
- the infA gene encoding translation initiation factor IF-1, with translation MPKKDGAIEIEGRVIEPLPNAMFRVELANGHRVLAHISGKMRQNYIRILPEDRVVVELSPYDLTRGRIVYRYK, from the coding sequence ATGCCGAAGAAAGACGGAGCCATCGAGATCGAGGGCCGGGTCATTGAGCCGCTCCCGAACGCCATGTTCCGGGTGGAGCTCGCGAACGGCCACCGGGTCTTGGCCCACATCAGCGGCAAGATGCGGCAGAACTACATCCGCATCCTGCCCGAGGACCGGGTCGTCGTGGAACTCTCCCCGTACGACCTGACCCGCGGGCGGATCGTCTACCGGTACAAGTAG
- the rpmJ gene encoding 50S ribosomal protein L36, with product MKVKPSVKKICSKCRVIRRHGRVMVICSDPRHKQRQG from the coding sequence GTGAAGGTCAAGCCGAGCGTCAAGAAGATCTGCAGCAAATGCCGGGTGATCCGCCGGCACGGTCGGGTCATGGTCATCTGCAGCGACCCTCGCCACAAGCAACGGCAAGGCTAG
- the rpsM gene encoding 30S ribosomal protein S13 produces MARLVGVDLPREKRMEIALTYIFGVGATRAKETLAAAGVDPDKRARDLTDEELVRLRDYLEGNYRIEGDLRREVAADIRRKVEIGTYQGIRHRRNLPVRGQRTRTNARTRKGPKRTVAGKKKAGRK; encoded by the coding sequence ATGGCACGGCTAGTCGGCGTCGACCTCCCCCGCGAGAAGCGGATGGAGATCGCGCTCACCTACATCTTCGGGGTCGGTGCGACCCGGGCGAAGGAGACGCTCGCGGCCGCCGGTGTCGACCCGGACAAACGGGCGCGCGACCTCACCGACGAGGAGCTGGTCCGGCTCCGGGACTACCTGGAGGGCAACTACCGGATCGAGGGTGACCTCCGCCGCGAGGTCGCCGCGGACATCCGCCGCAAGGTGGAGATCGGCACCTACCAGGGCATCCGGCACCGCCGCAACCTTCCGGTGCGGGGTCAGCGGACGCGTACCAACGCGCGGACCCGCAAGGGCCCGAAGCGCACTGTGGCCGGCAAGAAGAAGGCCGGCAGGAAGTAG
- the rpsK gene encoding 30S ribosomal protein S11, with amino-acid sequence MPPKARTGAAAKKVRRKERKNVAHGHAHIKSTFNNTIVSITDPVGAVISWASSGQVGFKGSRKSTPFAAQMAAEAAARRAMEHGMKKVDVFVKGPGSGRETAIRSLQAAGLEVGTISDVTPQPHNGCRPPKRRRV; translated from the coding sequence ATGCCGCCGAAGGCACGTACCGGCGCCGCCGCCAAGAAGGTGCGGCGCAAGGAGCGTAAGAACGTAGCCCACGGGCACGCACACATCAAGAGCACTTTCAACAACACGATCGTGTCGATCACCGATCCGGTCGGCGCGGTCATCTCCTGGGCGTCCTCCGGGCAGGTCGGGTTCAAGGGCTCGCGGAAGTCGACTCCGTTCGCCGCGCAGATGGCCGCCGAGGCGGCCGCGCGCCGGGCGATGGAGCACGGCATGAAGAAGGTTGACGTTTTCGTGAAGGGCCCCGGCTCCGGTCGGGAGACCGCGATCCGGTCGCTGCAGGCGGCGGGACTGGAGGTCGGCACGATCTCCGATGTCACACCGCAGCCGCACAACGGGTGCCGCCCACCGAAGCGGCGTCGGGTCTGA